From Shewanella psychrophila, a single genomic window includes:
- the tolC gene encoding outer membrane channel protein TolC has product MKFKIRTICAALSLTFSTAAVQADDLLQIYQQALTSDPIALQAQAQRDALYEKIEQNRAPLLPTISANVGYNKNWINEDTVPNTDSSGINAGVTLKQVIYDHSAWVGLSLAELAASQADSAYASSLQTLIIRVTSAYFAVLSAKDTYEFQGSEKRAIERQLEQTKQRFAVGLTAITDVHEAQAQYDLARAQEILAENELTNSYEALREITGIEHNTINILDTERFSAVTPSPARATDWLKMAETNSVDLLTTRIGKDIAQETISLYKAGHMSSLSLNAGYTTNIQQENSNSNESANDFDNGTIGLTLSVPIFEGFKVSSQVNEAQYQYVEASEKMEQTHRKVVKDVRNNFNNVGASISSIRAYEQSVISSESALKATQAGFEVGTRTIVDVLNRTRDLYDSKRKLSDARYGYINSILALKQAAGTLNEDDVIAINNGLTAQVAQTTTQ; this is encoded by the coding sequence ATGAAATTCAAGATCCGAACGATATGCGCGGCACTCTCGCTGACATTCAGTACTGCTGCTGTACAGGCCGACGATTTACTGCAGATATATCAACAAGCGCTAACCAGTGACCCTATCGCTCTACAGGCTCAGGCTCAACGTGATGCTCTGTATGAAAAGATTGAACAAAATCGCGCACCACTACTGCCAACCATCAGTGCAAACGTAGGCTATAACAAAAACTGGATCAATGAAGATACAGTGCCTAACACAGACTCTAGCGGCATAAATGCTGGCGTCACCTTGAAGCAGGTCATCTATGATCACAGTGCCTGGGTAGGATTGAGCCTGGCCGAGCTAGCCGCCTCTCAAGCCGACTCTGCCTACGCGTCGTCGCTGCAAACGCTGATAATCCGCGTAACCAGTGCCTACTTCGCAGTGCTATCGGCAAAAGATACCTACGAGTTTCAGGGCTCAGAGAAACGTGCCATTGAGCGTCAACTCGAACAGACTAAACAAAGGTTCGCCGTTGGTTTAACCGCAATCACAGACGTTCACGAAGCCCAGGCTCAATATGATTTGGCTCGAGCTCAAGAGATCTTAGCTGAAAATGAGCTGACTAATAGCTATGAGGCACTGCGTGAGATAACTGGCATAGAACATAATACTATCAATATCTTAGACACTGAGCGCTTCAGTGCCGTCACCCCCTCACCAGCCAGAGCGACTGATTGGCTTAAGATGGCCGAAACCAACAGTGTCGATCTACTAACGACCCGCATAGGCAAAGATATTGCTCAGGAGACCATCAGTCTCTATAAAGCGGGTCATATGTCTTCACTGAGCCTTAATGCAGGTTACACCACCAATATACAGCAAGAGAACAGTAACAGTAATGAGAGTGCAAACGATTTTGACAACGGCACCATTGGCCTGACCTTAAGTGTACCTATTTTCGAAGGTTTCAAGGTCAGTTCTCAAGTCAATGAGGCTCAATATCAGTACGTGGAAGCAAGCGAGAAGATGGAACAAACTCACCGTAAGGTAGTTAAGGATGTTCGTAACAACTTCAATAACGTTGGCGCTTCAATTAGCTCAATCCGTGCCTATGAACAATCAGTTATCTCATCAGAGAGTGCTCTGAAAGCGACTCAGGCTGGTTTTGAAGTCGGTACTCGTACCATAGTCGATGTACTTAACCGTACGCGAGATCTATATGATTCTAAGCGAAAGCTTTCTGATGCTCGTTATGGCTACATCAATTCAATCCTAGCCCTTAAACAAGCTGCTGGAACCTTGAATGAAGATGATGTTATCGCCATCAACAATGGTTTGACCGCACAAGTGGCACAAACAACGACTCAGTAA
- a CDS encoding TIGR04219 family outer membrane beta-barrel protein, protein MKKTLLACALLGAFVGTSAQAASLIGFKVGGDYWKADTSGTFAENGQSQQGFNYSSSSQGSLWVAIEHPIPLVPNVKIRENRLDASGSSVADGFDFGGQTYTGDINTSSDLSNTDFILYYELLDNDLVALDVGAAYKKMHGSFRVSDKATSGRVNSEIEMDSGIVMAYADAQVGIPGLGLYGFADVMIGVDESSVYDYSVGLGWQFDGVALDTKVRVGYRDFNFDVNDFDGVTANTQFKGYFAGVELVF, encoded by the coding sequence ATGAAAAAAACATTACTAGCATGTGCGCTTTTGGGAGCTTTTGTGGGCACTTCTGCACAGGCAGCATCACTGATAGGTTTTAAGGTTGGTGGCGATTACTGGAAGGCTGACACTAGTGGTACTTTTGCTGAGAATGGTCAATCTCAGCAAGGTTTCAACTATAGTTCATCTTCTCAAGGTAGCCTTTGGGTTGCCATTGAGCATCCAATCCCTTTGGTGCCAAATGTGAAGATCAGAGAGAACCGCCTTGATGCAAGCGGTAGTAGCGTTGCTGATGGCTTTGACTTTGGTGGTCAGACTTACACTGGCGATATAAATACAAGCTCCGACCTAAGTAATACTGACTTTATTCTTTATTACGAGCTGTTAGACAATGATCTGGTTGCTTTAGATGTTGGTGCAGCTTACAAGAAAATGCATGGTTCTTTCCGTGTTAGCGATAAAGCTACAAGTGGCCGTGTAAATTCAGAAATTGAGATGGACAGTGGCATAGTGATGGCTTATGCCGATGCACAAGTCGGCATCCCTGGTCTTGGTTTATATGGATTCGCCGACGTGATGATAGGTGTCGATGAGTCTAGCGTTTATGATTACTCTGTCGGTCTAGGTTGGCAGTTTGATGGCGTAGCTCTGGATACTAAGGTACGTGTCGGTTACCGTGACTTTAACTTCGATGTGAATGACTTTGATGGCGTAACGGCAAATACCCAGTTTAAAGGTTACTTCGCTGGTGTCGAACTTGTCTTCTAA